GACGGGCCTTCCGGTGCAGTGGTTGAATTTTGGGCTGATGGTCTTGATTGCGCTGACGATCGTGGCCAGTATGAAGGCGGTGGGCGTGGTGCTGGTACTCTCGTTGCTGATTACACCGGGTGCGACGGCTTACCTATTAGCGCCACGATTGCACCAGGTCATGGTGGTGGGGGCAGTGTTAGCGGTAATTGCAAGCGTTAGCGGCATGTATCTTAGTTATTTCTTTAACTTGCCGTCGGGTGCTGCGATCGTGTTGGTGATTTCGGGCTTTTTCCTATTGGCGATGTTATTTAGTCCGCGCCACGGTATTTTGGTCAGCCAATGGCGCGATCGGCAGGTACCGCCCCCAGAAGCTTCTTAACGGCTTTTTCCTGAAAGTTACTGGCCTGTTTCAAGATGCAGCAGGCGATCGCTGCTGGAGGACCTGTGTCCGTGAAGAATAGTCGATCGCCTATAGTATTGTGTATACCAACTGTGTATACCAACTGTGTATGCCAACGGGCGAGATCGAACTTGAAGGGCAATTCTTGCTGCGTCTCCTGGCCACGCCCCACCCCACCCACCATGACTCTATCGAACACTCTCCCCAGCCACTCTTTTCCGTTGGAACCCACTGTCCTCAAACGGTGGACGGTGCAAGACTACCACCGCATGAGTGAGGTGGGCATTCTCGCCCCTAACGAACGGACGGAACTTATTGCTGGACACATTACGCTGATGGTAGCTAAAGGAACGGCCCATGTGACTTCACTACACCTGCTGGCGAATACCCTGCGGGATTTGCTGGGCAGCACTGCGTTAATTCGGACGCAAGACCCGATTCAACTGGATGATTTTTCTGAGCCAGAACCGGATCTTGCGATCGTGAAGGGCAATATTTTGGATTACGCAGATCATCATCCTTGCCCTAGGGATGTCTTGCTGGTGGTTGAAGTGGCTGACTCTACCCTGAAACAGGACTGCGAAATTAAAGATAAACTCTATGCTCAAGCAGGCATTCCTGAATACTGGGTGCTAGACCTGAAAAATCGCCAACTTCACATCTTCCGCAACCCAACTGCCACCAGCTATACCAGCCATCTGATTCTTACCGAACCTAACGAGGTTTCTCCCCTGGAATTTCCTCATCTCACCCTTACCCTCAGTGATCTGCTGCCACCCGTTTACTAGCCACAGGAAGCCCAAATTAGATGGGAAGTAGTTCAATCATGGCCTCGGGGAAGAATCTCTATCCAAACTCATATCGCTGATTGACCCAGTAGTGCTAGTCGGACTGCCTGGGGTCAGGTCTTAATGCACTCTAGGCAATTGGAAGCAGCTGTGGCTGAATTTAGCCAAGCGTTTGCCATTGACGAAAAACTTGGCAGCATCTATGGGTTAAAGGTTGTAACACGAGATCTGACCTATGCCTTAATCAGATTAAATCGGCAACAAGAAGCATTGAACTATTACGATCGAGCAATCACCGCAACAAACAACCATCCTGATTTGATTCGCTTACGCGATCGTTTAATGAAATAACCCAATTTAAGGAATATCGTCATCAGTCCTAGCCCTTACTAGAAACCTGGCTATCTCCATATACCCAACTAGAGTCAATCATCCTTGACATCACCTCTGATATGACTGCGGATGAAATCGCCCAACTTCCTCAAGATGGTG
The Alkalinema sp. FACHB-956 DNA segment above includes these coding regions:
- a CDS encoding Uma2 family endonuclease; the protein is MTLSNTLPSHSFPLEPTVLKRWTVQDYHRMSEVGILAPNERTELIAGHITLMVAKGTAHVTSLHLLANTLRDLLGSTALIRTQDPIQLDDFSEPEPDLAIVKGNILDYADHHPCPRDVLLVVEVADSTLKQDCEIKDKLYAQAGIPEYWVLDLKNRQLHIFRNPTATSYTSHLILTEPNEVSPLEFPHLTLTLSDLLPPVY